A genomic stretch from Pararhizobium sp. IMCC21322 includes:
- the trxB gene encoding thioredoxin-disulfide reductase: MATQHAKLIIIGSGPAGYSAAIYAARAMLEPVMISGIQPGGQLTITTEVENYPGFAETIQGPWLMEQMKAQAEHVGTNVISDHITAVDLAKRPIELTSDSGTLYTCDALILATGAQAKWLGLPSEEKFMGFGVSACATCDGFFYREKHVLVVGGGNTAVEEALYLSNIAKKVTVVHRRDHFRAEQILQKRLFAAPNIDVIWDTYVDEIVGKDGFPPSAEGVKLKHMQTGDVTDFPVDGIFVAIGHAPATELVKTQLKMKDNGYVWTEPDSTKTDIPGVYAAGDVTDDIYRQAVTAAGMGCMAALEAEKYLAELALVQEAAE; encoded by the coding sequence ATGGCTACCCAGCACGCAAAGCTTATCATCATCGGCTCCGGCCCAGCCGGTTATTCCGCTGCAATCTATGCAGCGCGTGCCATGCTGGAACCTGTTATGATTTCAGGCATTCAGCCCGGCGGCCAATTGACCATCACAACCGAGGTTGAAAACTACCCTGGTTTTGCTGAAACCATTCAGGGGCCTTGGCTGATGGAGCAGATGAAAGCCCAGGCCGAGCATGTCGGAACCAATGTCATCTCAGATCACATCACAGCGGTTGATCTGGCAAAGCGACCAATCGAACTGACTAGTGACAGCGGCACCCTTTACACCTGCGACGCGCTGATTCTGGCGACGGGTGCACAAGCCAAGTGGCTTGGTCTGCCTTCTGAAGAAAAGTTCATGGGCTTTGGTGTGTCCGCCTGTGCCACATGTGACGGTTTTTTCTATCGCGAAAAACACGTCCTGGTCGTTGGTGGTGGCAATACAGCCGTGGAAGAAGCTTTGTATTTGTCCAATATCGCGAAGAAGGTCACAGTCGTGCATCGGCGTGACCATTTCCGTGCAGAACAGATTTTGCAAAAGCGCTTGTTTGCAGCGCCCAACATCGATGTCATCTGGGATACCTATGTGGATGAGATCGTCGGCAAGGATGGCTTTCCGCCATCCGCGGAGGGTGTAAAGCTGAAACATATGCAGACCGGCGATGTGACAGATTTCCCGGTCGATGGTATCTTTGTGGCTATCGGACACGCGCCTGCCACCGAATTGGTGAAGACCCAGCTTAAGATGAAAGACAATGGTTATGTCTGGACCGAGCCAGACAGCACCAAAACAGATATCCCCGGTGTTTATGCTGCCGGTGACGTAACAGATGACATCTACCGTCAGGCTGTAACCGCCGCCGGAATGGGCTGCATGGCTGCGTTGGAAGCGGAAAAATACCTTGCAGAGCTTGCGCTTGTGCAGGAAGCAGCCGAATAA
- a CDS encoding ABC transporter ATP-binding protein, translating to MPAIGLKSICKRYDKGDVMAVADLNLEISDGDFMCLLGPSGCGKTTTLRMIAGLENLTTGEISVGDRVFDAADKGVFVPPEKRDMGLVFQSYALWPHMTIEGNTDFGLRLRKVPKKEREERVSHVMKTLGIEEYRDRYPSQLSGGQQQRVALARMLAVNPEVLLLDEPLSNLDARLRLEMRTELKRIHAEFGTTIVFVTHDQWEAMTLATRIAVMSRGTLQQVGTPEDIYDRPANRFVAEFVGNPPINIIELGEGHAGHLQESARMFLSGHDAGADPVSSIGLRPESIRLSKNAEALSPGDLTGHAKLSAVLPTGGNWILELTCGEQKLHASTHIAPLWPVGEDLTFSAAGEALHVFDQEGLRYDLHDNSINQSKRAG from the coding sequence ATGCCGGCGATTGGCTTGAAATCTATATGCAAGCGGTACGACAAGGGCGATGTGATGGCAGTCGCCGATCTCAATCTCGAGATCTCTGATGGAGATTTCATGTGTCTTCTTGGCCCATCGGGTTGCGGCAAGACAACGACATTGCGGATGATTGCAGGTCTGGAGAATTTGACTACCGGAGAAATATCTGTCGGTGATCGTGTGTTCGACGCGGCCGATAAGGGCGTGTTTGTTCCACCTGAAAAACGGGATATGGGACTGGTTTTTCAGAGTTACGCGCTCTGGCCGCACATGACTATCGAAGGCAATACCGACTTTGGTTTGCGGTTGCGCAAAGTTCCCAAAAAAGAACGTGAAGAGCGCGTGTCGCACGTCATGAAGACGCTTGGGATCGAAGAATACCGGGACCGATATCCTTCGCAACTGTCAGGCGGACAGCAACAGCGGGTCGCGCTGGCGCGCATGCTGGCGGTCAATCCCGAAGTCCTGCTGCTGGATGAGCCTTTGTCCAATCTCGACGCACGACTGCGCCTGGAGATGCGCACGGAACTGAAGCGCATCCACGCAGAGTTCGGTACCACCATTGTTTTTGTCACCCACGACCAATGGGAAGCGATGACGCTGGCAACACGAATTGCAGTGATGAGCAGAGGAACGTTGCAGCAGGTGGGCACACCGGAAGACATCTACGATCGTCCGGCAAATCGCTTTGTTGCAGAATTTGTTGGTAATCCGCCAATCAACATCATCGAACTGGGGGAGGGACATGCCGGTCACCTCCAGGAAAGCGCGCGCATGTTCCTGTCTGGTCATGACGCGGGTGCTGATCCCGTCAGTTCGATTGGTCTGCGTCCGGAAAGCATTCGTTTGTCCAAAAACGCGGAGGCATTATCACCCGGGGATCTGACAGGGCACGCCAAGTTATCAGCTGTCCTGCCGACCGGCGGCAACTGGATACTGGAGCTGACCTGTGGTGAGCAAAAGCTGCACGCATCCACACACATCGCACCGTTGTGGCCCGTCGGCGAAGATCTGACATTCAGCGCGGCAGGCGAGGCCCTTCATGTATTTGATCAAGAAGGGTTGCGCTACGATTTACACGACAATTCAATCAACCAAAGCAAAAGGGCGGGGTGA
- a CDS encoding LysR family transcriptional regulator, whose product MDWDKLRIFHAVAQAGSFTHAGETLHLSQSAASRQISALEQDLGISLFHRHARGLVLTEQGELLFRTAHDVLMKLEAVQTRLKDSKEKPSGTLRVTTTVGLGSTWLAARIRRFVELYPEIELQIRLEDNDLNLTMREADVAIRLHRPTEPDLIQRKLFTVHFHVYASAKYLKENGHPKDLADLDNHQTIVFGEPVPHFLRDINWLRTAGRPPNNPRVPTLTVNSVVAIKEAAENGAGIAMIPDYLLDESNKLIDVFPEEDVPSLDTYFAYPAELRSSARVQAFRDFLIDQSQRWRF is encoded by the coding sequence ATGGATTGGGATAAACTCAGAATATTTCATGCGGTTGCTCAGGCAGGCTCTTTTACCCATGCCGGTGAAACGCTGCATCTCAGCCAGTCCGCCGCCAGTCGGCAGATCAGCGCGCTTGAGCAGGATCTGGGCATTTCGCTGTTCCACCGCCATGCCCGTGGCCTGGTATTGACCGAACAGGGCGAATTGCTGTTTCGCACGGCCCACGATGTTCTCATGAAGCTGGAGGCCGTTCAGACCCGCTTGAAGGACAGCAAGGAAAAGCCGAGCGGGACTTTGAGAGTTACGACAACAGTCGGGCTTGGTTCAACCTGGCTGGCGGCCCGAATCCGCCGTTTTGTCGAGCTCTATCCTGAAATCGAGTTGCAGATTCGCCTGGAAGACAATGATCTGAACCTCACCATGCGTGAAGCAGATGTGGCAATACGCCTGCACCGGCCCACAGAACCGGATCTGATCCAGCGCAAATTGTTCACTGTGCATTTCCACGTCTATGCGTCTGCCAAATATCTGAAGGAAAACGGACATCCCAAAGATCTTGCAGATCTCGACAACCACCAGACCATTGTCTTCGGTGAACCGGTCCCGCATTTTCTGCGCGACATAAACTGGTTACGAACAGCTGGACGCCCACCTAACAATCCACGCGTACCGACACTCACAGTCAACAGTGTAGTCGCCATCAAGGAAGCAGCAGAAAACGGTGCGGGAATAGCAATGATTCCCGATTATTTGCTGGATGAAAGCAATAAGCTGATCGATGTATTCCCTGAGGAAGATGTCCCCTCGCTCGATACATACTTTGCCTATCCGGCGGAATTACGCTCATCAGCACGGGTTCAGGCGTTCAGAGATTTCCTGATTGACCAATCCCAGCGGTGGCGCTTCTAG
- a CDS encoding mitochondrial fission ELM1 family protein — translation MHIWVLTDGKAGDLQPCLGVAGRLADIFRLEQQDVTIEERVVNPKAPWVWFMPHGPVNPFAKLDTQDNPLRPPFPDVAIASGRRAVAYLRSLKQRAPDCLTVFLKDPLTGHKAADLIWVPGHDQLRGPNVLVSDTGPHRISQTMLAEKRANPLPQIAHLPHPRLSIVLGGPARKTIYSPEDVSNLAKALEPLAAHAGSLLITGSRRTPKTWLEALTQIIKSKPGIVWTSASEMPNPYLDFLANADALVVTGDSHNMISEALATGVPLYLFAPKQLSPKLTAFLKAVYAHKLALPLDKTNSQTLELKQQKPIDSSATIAEEIRKKLNARSASATSEMNGN, via the coding sequence ATGCACATTTGGGTGCTTACCGATGGCAAGGCTGGTGACCTGCAACCCTGTCTGGGAGTTGCCGGACGGCTGGCAGATATCTTCAGACTTGAGCAACAGGACGTGACAATCGAAGAGCGTGTAGTGAACCCCAAAGCACCTTGGGTTTGGTTCATGCCCCACGGCCCGGTCAATCCTTTCGCAAAACTTGATACGCAGGATAATCCGCTACGCCCGCCCTTTCCTGATGTTGCCATTGCCTCCGGCAGAAGGGCTGTTGCCTATTTGCGGAGCCTGAAGCAGCGCGCTCCAGACTGCCTGACAGTATTCCTGAAAGACCCATTGACCGGACACAAGGCAGCCGATCTCATTTGGGTGCCGGGACATGACCAGTTGCGCGGACCCAATGTTCTGGTCTCGGACACTGGACCACACCGCATCAGTCAGACAATGCTCGCGGAAAAGAGAGCAAACCCGCTTCCGCAGATCGCACATTTACCCCACCCTCGCCTGTCGATTGTGCTAGGTGGCCCCGCCCGCAAAACCATCTATTCGCCTGAAGATGTTTCAAATCTGGCAAAAGCTCTGGAGCCACTTGCAGCTCATGCAGGCAGCCTACTGATAACCGGTTCCCGAAGGACACCCAAAACCTGGCTGGAAGCGCTGACACAAATCATCAAATCCAAACCGGGAATTGTCTGGACCAGCGCGTCTGAGATGCCAAATCCCTATCTTGATTTCCTTGCCAATGCAGATGCCCTTGTTGTGACTGGCGACAGTCACAATATGATCAGCGAAGCACTGGCCACCGGCGTTCCGCTATATCTGTTTGCACCCAAACAGTTGTCACCAAAGCTCACTGCGTTTCTGAAAGCAGTTTATGCACACAAACTGGCACTGCCTTTGGACAAAACAAACAGTCAGACGCTTGAATTGAAGCAGCAGAAACCAATAGACTCCTCCGCAACAATCGCAGAAGAGATTCGCAAAAAGTTGAATGCTCGCAGCGCCAGCGCCACGAGCGAAATGAATGGAAACTGA
- a CDS encoding phenylacetate--CoA ligase family protein has product MNPQSLDIAKKMTKALYRTQYYPPDRMQAYQRKLLEPLLRHARQEVPFYARRLNPLFAQDDSMRWEAWDDIPTFTRADAQDAGDALFANFLPEHVGGYAEHQTSGSTGAPLLFHVSATASLMNVAASQRIFEWHEIDLSGKAALIVDTQNRFPYPKGQIGRQWNVANPEAPACQLSVTEPIANQLEWLLSTKPDILITYPSIAVAIYELATQRKEILSIHTFIGQGEVFNEEAKSYLCGTHNLKLVDRYGASELGAIAGQCPTENRHHQFCEANLMEVLDVSGHSLVAEGRGRLVLTPFYNYAMPLIRYENQDLVEISQTPCPCGRTLPSIMKILGRERHVFTYSDGSRSWPFMLKHEYSGFLPSRQVQAIQKTTTNIEIRFVRDQSSHVDINIGGLQSFLRSRLHPTVQIEVVEVPEIARAASGKYEEWTSLVS; this is encoded by the coding sequence TTGAACCCACAATCACTCGATATTGCCAAAAAAATGACAAAAGCGCTGTATCGGACGCAATATTATCCGCCTGATAGAATGCAGGCCTATCAGCGCAAACTGCTTGAACCCTTATTGCGTCATGCCAGGCAAGAGGTTCCATTCTATGCCCGCCGCCTCAACCCGCTTTTCGCTCAGGATGATTCAATGCGCTGGGAAGCCTGGGACGATATACCGACATTTACACGTGCGGATGCACAAGACGCAGGTGATGCCCTGTTTGCTAATTTTCTGCCGGAACATGTGGGAGGTTACGCTGAACATCAGACCTCAGGATCCACCGGCGCTCCGTTGCTATTCCATGTTTCCGCGACAGCCAGTTTGATGAATGTCGCCGCCTCCCAGCGCATATTTGAGTGGCATGAAATTGATCTGTCCGGAAAAGCGGCACTCATCGTAGACACGCAAAACAGATTTCCATATCCAAAAGGACAAATCGGTCGGCAGTGGAACGTTGCCAACCCTGAAGCGCCAGCCTGCCAATTGTCTGTCACCGAGCCAATTGCAAATCAATTGGAATGGTTGCTAAGCACGAAACCTGATATTCTTATCACCTATCCATCTATTGCCGTTGCAATATACGAATTGGCCACACAGCGCAAAGAAATTTTGTCCATTCATACATTCATTGGGCAGGGTGAAGTGTTTAACGAAGAGGCGAAGTCTTATCTTTGCGGCACACACAATCTCAAGCTCGTGGATCGTTATGGAGCGTCAGAACTCGGTGCAATTGCGGGACAATGCCCGACCGAAAACCGCCATCACCAGTTCTGCGAAGCAAACCTAATGGAGGTTCTTGATGTCAGCGGACATTCTTTGGTAGCCGAAGGGCGCGGTCGGCTTGTCCTGACGCCATTCTACAATTATGCCATGCCGCTGATCCGCTACGAAAACCAGGATTTGGTAGAAATTTCACAGACCCCATGTCCATGTGGCCGCACCCTGCCCTCGATCATGAAAATATTGGGGCGGGAAAGACATGTCTTTACTTACAGTGATGGCAGTCGATCATGGCCCTTTATGCTCAAGCATGAATATTCCGGCTTTCTGCCATCAAGACAAGTCCAGGCGATACAGAAGACGACAACGAACATTGAAATCCGGTTTGTCCGGGATCAAAGCTCCCACGTGGATATAAATATCGGAGGACTGCAGTCATTCCTGCGCAGCCGACTGCACCCCACTGTACAAATTGAGGTCGTGGAAGTTCCAGAGATTGCACGAGCAGCATCTGGCAAGTATGAAGAGTGGACATCGCTTGTTTCCTGA
- a CDS encoding phenylacetate--CoA ligase family protein, protein MNHTSLEVTRNMAKALGRTQYYTPDRMQAYQRKLLEPLLHHARKEVPFYATRLDLLFADDGSIRWDAWGDVPTFTRAEAQEAGNALFAKTAPDHVGGYTEGQTSGSSGTPLKFRVSATSGVINAAAAQRIFEWHDVDFSGKMALIIDLTGRFPFPRGATGRKWNVANPNAPACQLSLSANVSMQLDWLLASEPDIFVTYPSNATAICELAEQRGTPVPFHTFVSQGEVFNEDSKNYLMKVHGLKLIDRYGTSETGAIAAQCPTSNRFHQFSEANLMEVLDFGRNDLVKEGRGRMVLTPFYNYAMPLIRYENQDQVEITQTPCACGRSLPTLERVLGRQKNTFTYIDGTRSWPFLLRHEYAPFLPARQLQTIQKTKTDIEIRFVRDISNTTPIDRKGLQAFLRKRLHPSIQLEIVETQSISRAASGKYEEWVSLATQI, encoded by the coding sequence TTGAATCATACTTCGCTTGAAGTCACCCGTAACATGGCCAAAGCGCTGGGTCGGACGCAGTATTATACGCCGGACAGGATGCAGGCCTATCAGCGCAAATTGTTGGAACCGCTTTTACATCACGCCAGAAAGGAAGTCCCTTTCTACGCAACCCGGCTCGATCTGCTCTTTGCTGATGACGGATCAATCCGCTGGGACGCCTGGGGTGACGTTCCCACCTTCACACGCGCCGAGGCACAGGAGGCAGGCAACGCGTTGTTTGCCAAAACTGCTCCGGACCATGTCGGCGGATATACAGAAGGCCAGACATCCGGCTCGTCTGGCACACCTTTGAAGTTTCGGGTTTCAGCAACCTCCGGCGTCATAAATGCTGCTGCCGCACAGCGAATATTTGAGTGGCATGACGTTGATTTCTCGGGAAAAATGGCACTTATCATCGACCTGACAGGGCGCTTCCCGTTTCCAAGGGGTGCGACCGGTCGGAAATGGAATGTGGCAAATCCCAACGCGCCCGCCTGCCAATTGTCGTTGTCTGCAAATGTTTCCATGCAACTGGATTGGTTGCTGGCATCTGAACCTGATATTTTCGTTACCTATCCCTCTAATGCCACGGCCATCTGTGAACTGGCCGAGCAACGCGGGACCCCTGTTCCTTTTCATACCTTCGTCAGCCAGGGAGAGGTTTTCAACGAAGATTCGAAAAACTATCTTATGAAGGTTCACGGCCTCAAACTTATTGATCGATATGGAACATCGGAAACCGGAGCAATTGCCGCACAATGCCCGACCAGTAATCGCTTTCATCAGTTCTCCGAAGCGAATTTGATGGAAGTTCTCGATTTTGGTCGCAACGATCTGGTGAAGGAAGGGCGCGGAAGAATGGTCCTGACGCCGTTCTACAACTACGCCATGCCGCTCATTCGTTACGAAAATCAGGATCAGGTCGAAATTACGCAAACGCCATGCGCTTGTGGTCGTTCATTGCCTACACTTGAACGTGTACTTGGCCGGCAAAAGAACACTTTCACTTATATAGACGGCACGCGTTCCTGGCCTTTTTTGCTCAGGCATGAATATGCCCCATTTCTGCCGGCCCGTCAGTTACAAACCATTCAGAAGACAAAAACAGACATAGAAATCCGGTTTGTAAGGGATATCAGCAACACCACTCCCATCGACCGTAAGGGTCTGCAGGCATTCTTGCGTAAGAGATTGCATCCTTCTATTCAGCTTGAGATCGTTGAGACTCAGTCAATTTCAAGAGCAGCATCCGGAAAATATGAAGAATGGGTGTCGCTAGCGACCCAAATCTGA
- the msrP gene encoding protein-methionine-sulfoxide reductase catalytic subunit MsrP, whose translation MLIKRPKSWEIPENKASSEASFINRRNLIKVAGFAGIGAAAGLALPNRQMEAAEPDPTADLYPAGMNPDFADAGKPITDEELNSQYNNFYEFGSHKRIFKEAQKLETRPWTVTFDGMVEKEMTVDFDTLVRAMPLEDRVYRHRCVEAWSMVIPWSGFALKELVAFAKPLSSAKYIRFETFKDAKVASGQRQIWYPWPYVEGLTMAEATNDLSFIATGAYGKPIAKQFGAPLRLHTPWKYGFKSIKSIVRVSFTDERPVSFWEEILPAEYGFYANVNPEVPHKRWSQATEEVLGTGDRVPTKLFNGYAEQVAHLYKDLPEDQLYY comes from the coding sequence ATGCTTATCAAACGCCCCAAAAGTTGGGAAATCCCCGAGAATAAAGCGTCAAGCGAGGCGAGTTTCATCAATCGTCGTAACCTCATCAAAGTGGCAGGTTTTGCCGGTATTGGTGCCGCTGCTGGTTTGGCATTGCCGAATCGCCAGATGGAGGCTGCGGAACCTGATCCAACTGCTGACCTTTATCCCGCAGGCATGAACCCCGATTTCGCGGACGCAGGCAAGCCAATCACTGATGAAGAATTGAACTCGCAATATAATAATTTCTATGAATTCGGGTCCCATAAGCGGATCTTCAAAGAGGCACAGAAGCTTGAGACGCGTCCTTGGACAGTCACGTTCGATGGGATGGTCGAGAAGGAAATGACAGTTGATTTCGACACTTTGGTGCGTGCCATGCCATTGGAGGATCGCGTCTATCGCCATCGCTGTGTTGAAGCATGGTCCATGGTTATTCCCTGGTCTGGTTTTGCGCTGAAAGAATTGGTCGCATTCGCCAAGCCGCTATCGTCGGCAAAATACATTCGTTTCGAGACATTTAAAGATGCAAAAGTTGCATCCGGGCAACGTCAGATCTGGTACCCATGGCCATATGTTGAAGGGCTGACCATGGCGGAAGCGACCAATGATCTGTCCTTTATAGCGACAGGTGCCTACGGCAAACCGATTGCAAAACAATTTGGCGCGCCGCTGCGTCTGCATACCCCGTGGAAGTACGGCTTCAAATCAATCAAATCGATTGTGCGTGTGAGTTTTACTGACGAACGGCCTGTTTCGTTCTGGGAAGAAATTCTGCCTGCGGAATATGGCTTCTATGCAAATGTGAACCCTGAGGTGCCACACAAGCGCTGGAGCCAGGCAACAGAAGAGGTTCTGGGAACTGGAGACCGCGTGCCGACGAAATTGTTCAATGGTTATGCGGAGCAAGTTGCCCACCTTTACAAGGATTTGCCGGAAGATCAGCTTTATTATTAG
- a CDS encoding Lrp/AsnC family transcriptional regulator, with the protein MKDRLDEIDWKILGELQCDGRMTNVELAKRVGISAPPCLRRVRALEENGIIEGYRTLLNERGLGYQLTAFAFVGLSAQGEAELQAFQRAVGKWDIVRECYMLSGDVDFILKCVAIDLDAFQSFIVNDLTAAPHVESVRTSLTIGRVKNDPAVPLS; encoded by the coding sequence ATGAAAGACCGACTGGACGAAATTGATTGGAAAATTCTCGGCGAGTTGCAATGCGATGGTCGTATGACCAACGTTGAACTGGCAAAGCGGGTTGGCATTTCTGCGCCGCCTTGCCTGCGCCGTGTGCGAGCACTTGAAGAGAATGGCATCATCGAAGGTTACAGGACGCTGCTCAACGAACGGGGCCTGGGCTATCAGCTAACTGCGTTTGCTTTTGTAGGTCTGTCTGCACAAGGTGAAGCGGAGTTGCAGGCGTTCCAAAGGGCCGTTGGCAAATGGGATATTGTGCGTGAATGCTACATGCTGTCGGGCGATGTGGATTTTATCCTGAAATGTGTTGCGATTGATCTGGACGCTTTTCAGTCCTTTATCGTCAATGATCTGACAGCCGCGCCTCATGTCGAGAGTGTGCGCACGTCGCTGACGATCGGCAGGGTAAAAAATGACCCAGCGGTGCCTTTGAGCTAA
- a CDS encoding ABC transporter permease codes for MTAWREPTAIIGVLLTVIFAYLIVVPIVSLLYDSIEVQFGDQRRTGVPVGGLTSYYFNRALFSPVSQDLFWEPLWNTLNISLGAITVSLAVGGILAWLLSRTDMFARRWFATALIVPYMLPSWTFALAWRTAFKNREVGGQMGWLEGMGLTPPDWLAYGQVPITIILALHYTPFVILLFGNALRRFDSQLEDSARILGASPSVVARKIILPLMLPSLMSATILIFAKCLGEFGVSYVLGLPVDYDVLATTLYRSISSRQPGVAAVIAMAIMGMGIVSLLIDARLVRESRRFVTVGGKGSMDRKSSLGAFRMPATAFAGLIFMVSVGLPLLVLTLSTVMRVPGSFSLGNFTLDYWIGHGLEFVAFPSGILLTPDLWTAMWNTLRIVGFASLCSGTMGLLVGYVVVRSHVKAVSVFLRQVTFFPYLVPGIAFAAGYLSLFAVQRGPVPALYGTAAILILALMADQMPYASRAGISAMMQLGKEPEEAAQSAGAGWFKRMWLIVIPIQKGALVAGVLLPFISGIRGLSLFVILAVPGTDVLTTFSLRLLDYNYTQAANAVVLIISALAYFGTLLAQKLTKTNLADGLGG; via the coding sequence ATGACAGCCTGGAGAGAGCCGACAGCGATCATCGGGGTTCTGTTGACGGTGATCTTCGCCTACCTCATCGTCGTGCCAATCGTGTCACTGCTCTATGACTCAATCGAGGTGCAATTCGGCGATCAACGGCGTACCGGTGTGCCGGTTGGAGGCCTGACAAGCTACTATTTCAACCGGGCACTCTTTTCACCAGTTTCTCAGGATCTGTTTTGGGAACCGCTCTGGAACACACTTAATATCTCGTTGGGCGCGATCACCGTATCTCTTGCGGTTGGCGGTATTCTGGCCTGGTTGTTAAGCCGTACCGACATGTTTGCACGCCGCTGGTTCGCCACAGCTTTAATCGTGCCCTACATGTTGCCAAGTTGGACGTTTGCGTTGGCTTGGCGGACTGCCTTCAAAAACAGGGAAGTCGGCGGTCAGATGGGCTGGCTTGAGGGCATGGGGCTGACGCCGCCAGACTGGCTGGCATATGGCCAGGTTCCCATCACAATCATTCTTGCTCTGCACTACACGCCGTTTGTCATTCTGCTGTTTGGCAATGCATTGCGCCGCTTCGACAGCCAGTTGGAGGACAGCGCGCGCATTCTCGGTGCCAGCCCCAGTGTGGTTGCTCGCAAGATAATCCTGCCTTTGATGCTGCCGTCGCTGATGTCAGCCACCATATTGATATTTGCCAAATGCCTTGGCGAATTTGGCGTGTCTTATGTGCTTGGGTTGCCGGTTGACTACGATGTTCTGGCGACAACCCTTTATCGCAGTATTTCATCCCGGCAGCCCGGTGTTGCGGCTGTGATCGCAATGGCGATCATGGGGATGGGCATTGTCTCTTTGCTGATAGATGCCCGGCTGGTCCGGGAATCGCGGAGATTTGTCACCGTGGGCGGCAAGGGCTCTATGGACCGCAAATCCTCACTTGGTGCGTTTCGGATGCCAGCAACAGCGTTTGCCGGACTGATCTTTATGGTCAGCGTCGGCCTGCCACTTCTGGTCCTGACATTGTCGACTGTCATGCGCGTGCCGGGTAGTTTCTCACTGGGCAACTTCACTTTGGACTACTGGATCGGCCACGGGCTGGAGTTCGTTGCATTTCCGTCGGGCATTCTGCTGACGCCCGATCTCTGGACCGCCATGTGGAACACGCTCAGGATCGTCGGATTTGCATCCCTGTGCTCCGGCACAATGGGGCTTCTCGTGGGTTATGTCGTTGTCCGGTCGCATGTCAAAGCCGTATCGGTGTTCCTTCGGCAGGTTACCTTTTTCCCTTACCTGGTCCCTGGAATTGCATTTGCGGCGGGGTACCTGTCGCTGTTTGCCGTTCAGCGCGGCCCCGTTCCTGCGCTCTATGGAACAGCTGCTATTTTGATCCTTGCACTCATGGCAGACCAGATGCCCTATGCCTCCCGCGCGGGCATTTCGGCGATGATGCAATTGGGCAAAGAGCCCGAAGAAGCGGCACAAAGTGCAGGCGCTGGATGGTTCAAGCGCATGTGGCTGATTGTTATTCCCATTCAGAAGGGCGCACTTGTTGCAGGCGTACTGCTTCCCTTCATTTCGGGCATTCGCGGGTTGAGCCTGTTTGTCATCCTTGCTGTTCCCGGCACCGATGTCCTGACAACTTTTTCGCTGCGATTGTTGGACTACAACTATACTCAGGCTGCGAACGCGGTGGTACTTATCATTTCCGCACTTGCCTATTTTGGCACTTTGCTCGCGCAGAAACTAACCAAGACAAACCTTGCTGACGGACTAGGGGGCTAA